A single Brassica rapa cultivar Chiifu-401-42 chromosome A04, CAAS_Brap_v3.01, whole genome shotgun sequence DNA region contains:
- the LOC103865615 gene encoding metal tolerance protein C4, with the protein MKLKLDFKMLFPKEPAFNLARPKWRQNVQLVVVQNYLKRTGREQWAKQFREAAKGGDDSGMLNVMSNDGEEVVTALGSEVERLEKEIQELVPGIRHVNIEEHIPIDQSL; encoded by the exons ATGAAGttaaaacttgattttaaaatGTTGTTCCCAAAAGAACCGGCCTTCAATCTCGCTAGACCTAAGTGGAGACAAAATGTGCAGCTAGTTGTTGTTCAAAACTATCTTAAGAGAACTGGGCGTGAACAGTGGGCAAAACAG TTTCGCGAGGCTGCAAAAGGAGGAGATGATTCTGGAATGCTCAATGTTATGTCAAACGACG GTGAGGAGGTTGTAACAGCTTTAGGAAGTGAAGTTGAACGGTTAGAGAAAGAGATCCAAGAACTTGTTCCTGGAATCCGGCACGTTAACATCGAAGAACACATTCCCATAGACCAATCTCTATGA